GACGAACTGGCACGCCGGAACCGGTTTGACCCCATGCCGTCCGGTGCTCCGCACCGTGGCGGACTCCCCCCGGGAGCACTTCTTGGAGCGGATGGCCGCGCGGATGCCAGAGTTCGACGGCCCGGTCCACCATGAGGAGTACCTCGCCGTCCTCGACCAGGCCCTCCTGGACCGGCACCTGTCTGCACATGAACAGGCGGCGCTCATCGACGTTGCGGCGATGGTCGGCATCGGACCCGATGAGGCGGCCGCCCTGCACGTCGACTACTTCGGTGCTCTCACGGCCTCGGCGTGGGCGGATGGCATCCTCACAGCCGAGGAGAGCGAGGACCTCGTCGCCGTGGCGCGGCTGCTGGCGATCGATCCTGCGACCGTGACGGACGCGCTGGACGGCCCGCCATCGGCCCCCAGGACGATGGCGGGCGAGCCGGTCGACCGCTCCCTGACGGCCGGCGACCTCGTGGTCCTGACGGGAGACATGTCCAGGTCGCGCACGGAGATCGAGGGCCTACTGAGCCGGGCAGGGTTCACACCGCACAAGGCGGTGACCAAGAAGGTCAGGCTGCTCGTCGCAGCGGATCCGGACAGCCTGTCCGGCAAGGCGCGCAAGGCCCGGGACTATGGCATCCCGGTGGTCGACGAGGACTACCTGTGGAACGTAGTCCTGCGATAGCCCTCAGCGGCGGGCGGCCGTGAGGTAGTCCTCCGGCCGCTTGCCCCCGGCCAGCTCGCCGAGGACGGTGAGCAGCAGCTGGCGCTCCTGGACCTTGATCCGCTCGTGCAGGACCTCCTCCGTGTCCGTGTCCAGCACGGGCACGGCGGCCTGGGCGAGGATCGGGCCGGTGTCCACGCCGGCGTCGGCCACGTGCACGGTGCAGCCGGTGACCTTGACCCCGTAGGCCAGGGCGTCCCGCACGCCGTGGGCGCCCGGGAAGGCCGGCAGCAGGGCCGGGTGCGTGTTGAGGTACCGGCCGCCGAAGGCGTC
This genomic window from Citricoccus sp. SGAir0253 contains:
- a CDS encoding exonuclease domain-containing protein is translated as MDIAPTTAEGSMASGHFAVIDTETTGLFPGGHDRIVEIAIVTMDRQGSVVERWETLVNPGRDLGKQSLHGIRAADILEAPRFADIADELSWRLSGSVVVAHNLSFDARFLLAEFGRTQVRVPEDALHGGVCTMRLAHQYLPGAGRTLQDCCDAFGIPLEHAHSASADAEAAAILLSRYMELDHDLPLWDEHIRKAAATNWHAGTGLTPCRPVLRTVADSPREHFLERMAARMPEFDGPVHHEEYLAVLDQALLDRHLSAHEQAALIDVAAMVGIGPDEAAALHVDYFGALTASAWADGILTAEESEDLVAVARLLAIDPATVTDALDGPPSAPRTMAGEPVDRSLTAGDLVVLTGDMSRSRTEIEGLLSRAGFTPHKAVTKKVRLLVAADPDSLSGKARKARDYGIPVVDEDYLWNVVLR
- the purN gene encoding phosphoribosylglycinamide formyltransferase, encoding MRIVALVSGSGTNLQSVIDAVAAGRLDVEIAAVGADRPDAGGLARAAAAGIETFVVDFAAYEDRAAWNHALAEATASHAPDYVLSSGFMRIVGEEFLDAFGGRYLNTHPALLPAFPGAHGVRDALAYGVKVTGCTVHVADAGVDTGPILAQAAVPVLDTDTEEVLHERIKVQERQLLLTVLGELAGGKRPEDYLTAARR